In Clostridia bacterium, a single genomic region encodes these proteins:
- a CDS encoding ABC transporter ATP-binding protein — protein MLPIIRAKEIYKTYQMGEVTVEALKTATFELYQGEFVVVLGPSGSGKSTLLNIVGGMDTPTGGELYFKDTPLHQADAKQLTYYRRHEVGFVFQFYNLMPNLTAYENVSLSVQIARHPLSPELLLEKVGLADRADHFPAQLSGGEQQRIAIARAVAKNPTLLLCDEPTGALDFQTSITVLKLLKEFCEEYGKTVVVITHNTAIAAVADRIFYLKDGVIERVEKNSSPLSPEQVNW, from the coding sequence GTGCTACCCATCATCAGAGCCAAGGAGATATACAAAACCTATCAAATGGGAGAGGTGACGGTAGAGGCTTTAAAAACCGCTACCTTTGAGCTTTACCAGGGGGAGTTTGTGGTGGTTCTCGGCCCCAGCGGGTCGGGTAAGAGTACCCTGCTAAACATCGTCGGAGGTATGGACACACCCACCGGTGGGGAGCTTTACTTCAAGGACACACCCCTCCATCAAGCCGACGCCAAGCAGCTAACCTATTATCGCCGGCACGAAGTTGGCTTTGTTTTCCAGTTCTACAATCTCATGCCCAACCTGACGGCCTACGAGAATGTGAGCCTGTCCGTGCAGATTGCCAGGCACCCTCTTTCGCCGGAACTATTGCTGGAAAAGGTGGGCCTGGCGGACCGGGCGGATCATTTCCCGGCCCAGTTGTCCGGCGGTGAGCAGCAGCGCATCGCCATCGCCCGGGCGGTGGCCAAAAACCCTACCCTCCTTTTGTGCGACGAACCCACCGGTGCCCTGGATTTCCAGACCAGCATCACCGTATTGAAGCTGCTGAAGGAGTTTTGCGAAGAATACGGTAAAACGGTGGTGGTGATTACCCATAATACAGCCATTGCCGCCGTGGCGGACCGTATTTTTTACCTAAAAGACGGGGTGATCGAGCGGGTAGAAAAGAATTCTAGTCCCCTCTCGCCGGAGCAGGTGAACTGGTAA